In a single window of the Ciconia boyciana chromosome 7, ASM3463844v1, whole genome shotgun sequence genome:
- the ACADM gene encoding medium-chain specific acyl-CoA dehydrogenase, mitochondrial isoform X4 produces MPVIIAGNEQQQKKYLGRMTEEPMMCAYCVTEPGAGSDVAGIKTKAEKKGDEYVINGQKMWITNGGKANWYFLLARTDPDPKAPASKAFTGFIVEADSPGIQIGRKEMNMGQRCSDTRGIVFEDVRVPKENVLIAEGAGFKIAMGAFDKTRPPVAAGAVGLAKRALDEATRYALERKTFGKAIVEHQAVSFLLAEMAMKVELARMAYQRAAWEVDAGRRNTYYASIAKAFAGDIANQVATDAVQIFGGNGFNTEYPVEKLMRDAKIYQIYEGTAQIQRMIIAREHVGKFKA; encoded by the exons atgCCAGTAATCATTGCAGGAAAcgagcagcagcagaaaaaatacttgGGAAGAATGACAGAGGAACCAATGATGTGT gcTTACTGTGTAACAGAGCCTGGAGCAGGCTCTGATGTGGCTGGTATAAAAACAAAGgctgagaagaaaggagatgaaTATGTTATTAACGGTCAGAAGATGTGGATCACGAACGGTGGGAAAGCAAACTG GTATTTTTTGCTAGCTCGTACTGATCCAGATCCAAAAGCTCCTGCAAGCAAAGCCTTTACTGGATTCATTGTGGAAGCAGATAGCCCTGGAATCCAAATTGGAAGAAAG gaaatgaaTATGGGTCAACGTTGCTCAGATACAAGAGGTATTGTCTTTGAAGATGTGAGAGtcccaaaagaaaatgtattaatagCTGAGGGAGCTGGATTTAAAATCGCAATGGGAGCTTTTGATAAGACCAGACCCCCT GTAGCCGCTGGTGCTGTTGGATTAGCAAAAAGAGCACTTGATGAAGCTACTAGATACGCTTTGGAGAGAAAAACCTTTGGGAAAGCAATTGTTGAA CACCAAGCAGTGTCTTTCTTGCTTGCTGAAATGGCAATGAAGGTGGAACTCGCTAGGATGGCTTACCAGAGAGCTGCATGGGAAGTTGATGCTGGTCGCAGGAATACCTACTATGCTTCCATTGCAAAGGCATTTGCTGGTGACATCGCAAACCAAGTAGCTACAGATGCAGTACAGATATTTGGAGGAAATGGATTTAATACTGAATATCCTGTAGAAAAACTAATGAGGGATGCTAAAATCTACCAG atttatGAGGGAACTGCTCAGATTCAAAGGATGATCATAGCTCGTGAACATGTTGGCAAATTTAAGGCTTAA